GGTTAAAGCGATGTCCTTCTTGGGGTGCGTATGGTCCATGCACTCTATACCCGTACCGTTGACCTGGACCTATACCTGGTATGTAGCCATGCCAGACGAAATTACTGACTTCTGTTAGCTGTATGCGAGTTTCTTCGTCATCGCGATCGAACAAGCACAATTCTACACCTGTGGCATTTTCCGAAAACAAGGTGAAGTTCGTGCCTTTGCCGTCCCAACAGGAACCCAAAGGATAGACATTGCCTGGCCAGAGTGCAACATACATAGGTTTGACTGCGTGTCAAGTATTAAGTAGTGAATGACTGATGACAGTAGGAATTTAACTAAAGGTTCTTCCTACTTTTGGTAGAGTCTCTCTCAACACAGTACCGATTCCGAATTAGCTTGACTATCTATCCTAAGCAGGAATCAGTTGTCAGCGATCGGTTACTAGTGGCTAGTGGCTGGTGACTAGAATTGCTCTCTTGTCTCCCTTGTCCCCCAACTCCCGACTCTCGACTCCCGACTTCCTAATTAGCGGCTATAAATTTGTGTCATTTCCAATAGGCGATCGCGTAGTTGAGGTGTTAGCATTTCAGAACTTTCGTAACGCCAACGCCAGTTGCCTGCATTGACACTGGGATCGTTCATGCGGGCGCGATCGTCTAAGCCTAAAATGTCTTGTAGAGGTAGAATGGCTAAGTCTGCAACTGAGGCTAATGCCAGTTGGATGAATTCCCAATTAATTTCTGTTATTTCTGCCGCAGATTCGTCACCCAAATATTTCGCGACAAATTGCTTTTCTTTGTCGCTAGCTTTGTTCCACCAACCAATAGCTGTATCGTTATCGTGAGTACCGGGATAAACGACGCTGTTATGGACATAATTGTGAGGTAAATAGGCATTACTTGAGTCGTCTCCAAAGGCAAATTGCAGAATTCTCATGCCTGGAAATTGAAAGCGATCGCGCAATTCTTCGACTTCTGGAGTAATAATGCCTAAATCTTCTGCCATAATTGGCAAACTTCCCAAAGCGTTACCTAAAGTTTCAAAAAATTCTACTCCTGGGGCTTTAATCCACTCGCCATTAATGGCAGTCTCTTCGCCTGCTGGGACTTGCCAGTATGCCTCAAAACCGCGAAAATGATCGACGCGAACGATATCGACATATTCTAAGGTGGCTTGAAAGCGTTGAATCCACCAAGCAAAGTTTGTTTGTTGCAATTTATCCCAGTTATAGACAGGATTTCCCCATAATTGTCCCGTAGCGCTGAAATAATCTGGGGGAACGCCAGCGATATATGTAGGTTCAAAAGTCTGGGGATCTAATTTAAATATTTCTGGACTCGACCAGACATCAGAACTATTGTGACAAACATAAATTGAAATATCGCCGACAATTTGAATATTTTTGTCGTTGGCGTATTTTCGTAGTTGTTTCCACTGCTCGAAAAATTTGAATTGAACGAAATTATGATAAGCGATACTATCTTTTAAAGAATCTCTTGCTGCTTGCAACGCATCTGGCTCTCGACGCGCGATCGCTCGTTCCCAATTATTCCAGCTTTTCCCTTCGTTGGCTTCTAATAATGACATAAAAAGTACGTAGTCATCGAGCCAGTAAGATTGAGATTGACAAAATTGTGCGTATTCGGGGTTTTGATGAGTATTAGCTTGTTGAAAGTTTTCAAAAGCGATTTTAAGAAATTTAGTTTTATGCGGAATGACGCGATCGAAATTAACTCGATTCAAATCCACATTTTCTAATGGACTTAGTTCTTCTTTCTTCAACAATCCTTCTTCTGCTAGCGTATCGAGACTAATTAATAATGGATTGCCAGCAAAACTGCTGAAATTCATGATGTATGGAGAATGCTCGTATCCCGTAGGACCCAAAGGCAAAACTTGCCACAATTTTTGTCCGCTACTGGCGAGAAAATCGATGAATTCGTAAGCCGATTTTCCTAAATCGCCAATTCCATATCGGCTGGGAAGACAGGTAGGATGCAATAAAACGCC
This window of the Chroococcidiopsis thermalis PCC 7203 genome carries:
- the malQ gene encoding 4-alpha-glucanotransferase, yielding MPMTFQRASGVLLHPTCLPSRYGIGDLGKSAYEFIDFLASSGQKLWQVLPLGPTGYEHSPYIMNFSSFAGNPLLISLDTLAEEGLLKKEELSPLENVDLNRVNFDRVIPHKTKFLKIAFENFQQANTHQNPEYAQFCQSQSYWLDDYVLFMSLLEANEGKSWNNWERAIARREPDALQAARDSLKDSIAYHNFVQFKFFEQWKQLRKYANDKNIQIVGDISIYVCHNSSDVWSSPEIFKLDPQTFEPTYIAGVPPDYFSATGQLWGNPVYNWDKLQQTNFAWWIQRFQATLEYVDIVRVDHFRGFEAYWQVPAGEETAINGEWIKAPGVEFFETLGNALGSLPIMAEDLGIITPEVEELRDRFQFPGMRILQFAFGDDSSNAYLPHNYVHNSVVYPGTHDNDTAIGWWNKASDKEKQFVAKYLGDESAAEITEINWEFIQLALASVADLAILPLQDILGLDDRARMNDPSVNAGNWRWRYESSEMLTPQLRDRLLEMTQIYSR